In Acidobacteriota bacterium, the DNA window AGTTGAAGACGCTGCCACTGGCGCTGCCGCCGAACAGCACCAGCTGATCGTTGACGGCATCGTAGGCCAGTCCCGCGCCGGAGGTGTTGCCAGGTAGATTCTCGGCCGAAACGATGCGGAACTGATTGCGATCGATGTCGTAGGCCGAGAGATTGTCGTCGCCCCCGTAGTCCCCGCCGTAGCTCCAGATCCAGCGCCGCGTCGGGTCGAGAACGCTGACCCGCTCGATGCCCGGGGGACCGTCGTCGTTGACCAAGGACCAGGCGTGGTTCGAAAAGTCGAGGCTCCAGATTCCTTGGGCACTGAGCTGGAACCAGAGATCGGCCTGCGGGTCGTACTCGCCGGAGGCCCCCGGCTGGGACAGCCAGTAGTCGATGTCGCCGCTCTGCAAGGCCGTGCGGTCGGTCCAGGCTGCGCTTTCGAAGTCGAAGGTCCAGAGATCGCCGTAGGAGCTGCCGTTGTTGAACGGCGGAGCGTCGGCGGTGGCGCCGGAGTAGGCGAAGAACAGGCCGAGGTGCTCGATGTAGTCGAGGTGGTCGTAGGTGTGCCGCGACACCGGGTCGCCGTTCAGGTAGCGATAGCCGGGGGTGGTGGAGAACTGGCAGACGGACGTCGGGGGCGTCACCAGGTCCCAGGAGAGATCGTTGAGATCGAAGGCCAGTAGCTGGTTGCCGAAGTAGTCGTTGTGACCGCCGCCCCACAGCACGATGCGCCGGCGATCGGTGTCCAGCGTGGCGCCGGAGTAGGAGAAGATTCCCGGCAGCTCACATCCGATCGAGTAATCGCAGCAAGCGATGTCCATGGCGCCGACACTGGTCATCGCCGAGCTCGGCAGGGCCGACCATTGGCCGTCCGGCAACGCCGCCAACTGCGGGTTGGGGACCTGGGCCACGAGCAGGCCCGCCGTCGACAGCAGGAGGGCGGACGACAGCCCCAAGATTCTGCCCTTGCGAGGGTGCGGCTGCCGGTCGATTTTTCGGGTCGTGCTCATGGCGCCTCCGCTGCTGTCATTCATAGATCAACATAACAGCATGAGGGGCTCGGCGTCACTCGAACCCGAGAAGAGCCTTCGCGCGGTGTCGTATTCGGCGTGAAGATTGTCGTCCTTGGATTTCTACCCACGGTGCAGCCCTGCAAGACTGAATTTCACGGGAGAGCGTCATGGGCGGTCTTCCTCAACAGGTCGAACCGACTCGGGAGAACCGCGATGACCAGTCCCCTCTTCCATGGCCTACTCGCCACGGCCCTCGCCGCCGGCATCGTCACCACCACGTCGGCGGCGGCTCAGGATTCCGGCAAAGTCTTCGAGCTCCGCACCTACATCACCTACGAAGGCCGTCTCGAGGCCCTCAACACCCGCTTCGCCGACCACAGCATCGCCCTGCTGCGCAAACACGGCGCCGAAGTCGTCGCCTTCTGGACCCCCGTCGACGGCAACAACGCCGAAAACACCCTCATCTACATCGTCGCCTTCCCGAGCCGCGAAGCCCGTGACCAGATCTGGCATGCCGTCTTCTCCGATCCGACCTGGCCCAAGATCAAGGCCGACTCCGAGAAAGGCGGCAAAGTCGTCAAGCGAGTCACCTCCCGGCTCATGACCGCCACCGAATACTCGCCCCTGCAGTAACCGGCGAGCCCACCCGGACCCCATCGAAAGACCCTCCGCCACCACCAGCCGGGGCGCGCCGCCAGACCGCGCCCCGGTCCCGCCCTCCGGCCCCCTATCAGCGCCCGAACCATCGGTCACCCGCCCGCCGATCCTGCGCCAACCCCAAGTGCCCACAGAAATCCCGGGAGGTTCGCGGATCTTGTAAGTGGCTGAGGTCAATGAGCTTGCAGAACCCCCGCGTGACGTCCCGGGTGCGGAACTGAAGCCAGAATCAGAGGTTCGCGGAAACGGTGTTCTAAGCTACTGATCTGTAGGCAGTTACAAAGATCCTCTCGCCCCTCCCGCAGGGGCGCGGATTGAAACTACCGTGAGAGCCGCAAGGCCGAGGCGAAGGAGCCCGCTCGCCCCTCCCGCAGGGGCGCGGATTGAAACACTCCCCACCCGCGGACGTGGTTGAACCAGGAGCCTCGCCCCTCCCGCAGGGGCGCGGATTGAAACCCTTGAAGACCCTCACTCAGCTCAGGGCGAATCGGCTCGCCCCTCCCGCAGGGGCGCGGATTGAAACTCGCTGTCGAGTCCGACGCCCGGGCAGCTCGACGTCCTCGCCCCTCCCGCAGGGGCGCGGATTGAAACGTGATGTAGGCGCGGCCGGCGATGATGTTGAACCTCGCCCCTCCCGCAGGGGCGCGGATTGAAACTCCTACCTTGTCGTAGTCGTCTCCGACTCTGGTGTCTCGCCCCTCCCGCAGGGGCGCGGATTGAAACAATCACTCGCCTCTCAAGGGCTAGAGAGAAAAGCCTCGCCCCTCCCGCAGGGGCGCGGATTGAAACTCGGCCTACAGTGATGGCCCAAGCCCCTCCCGACGCTCGCCCCTCTCGCAGGGGCGCGGATTGAAACCTGACGGTCGGCGGCGTGGGGATCGAGGTGAAGCCTCCTCGCC includes these proteins:
- a CDS encoding NIPSNAP family protein, whose translation is MTSPLFHGLLATALAAGIVTTTSAAAQDSGKVFELRTYITYEGRLEALNTRFADHSIALLRKHGAEVVAFWTPVDGNNAENTLIYIVAFPSREARDQIWHAVFSDPTWPKIKADSEKGGKVVKRVTSRLMTATEYSPLQ